The Onthophagus taurus isolate NC chromosome 2, IU_Otau_3.0, whole genome shotgun sequence genome includes a window with the following:
- the LOC111419554 gene encoding protein 5NUC-like, which translates to MLTLTTSYFLIYAVLLQLIPVKSIELVIYHTSNIHGYFDETYSSIDEKPVGGFARIAYVLNKAKENYRKGKGPPVLYFDCGDVYTGSAWFTIHKDKIATAFMNAIKPDAVCLGNAEFSYGLDGLMPYISNVTFPVVVSNLGFTREPKLEKLIKRKHIIKIEKTIIGILGYMRNRRDSFGNLAPTVDILEEVEIINSLSESLRKVDGVHIVIVLSHGSSASDMMLSRLVRYVDIIIGGDSQIFLWNGVPPDNEKPTGVYPTLVQRSDGAKLAIAYVRGRTKYLGKLHVSFDERRFRGQYSGQPILLDESIGQDTFFLELLETFRPAITEANETFLGKCRVVLNASSCKYDECNFGNLITDSFVRFNAKRYLSKYEQVSNDMWSDAAIAIINSGAIRENIIPGKRKNNVYKLDILEALPVDDLLYLIKISGADLMLALEHGAKGNEYKLRNEFLHVSGLKIVYDFAKPEGERIKSVFVKCAYCRNPKYEPIHNSSFYGIVTTEYLVNNGDGHLSLSSGKSNFLFTTNMSNIIECVMEYFDTFQVLAPEIEERIIIENPFSVASQLNFLDLFLILIFLIL; encoded by the exons ATGTTGACATTAACAACGtcatattttctaatttacgCCGTGTTATTGCAATTGATTCCTGTAAAATCAATTGAATTAGTGATTTACCACACAAGTAATATTCACGGTTATTTTGACGAAACGTACAGTTCAATAGATGAAAAACCAGTTGGTGGATTTGCTAGAATTGCATACGTATTGAATAAGGCTAAAGAAAATTATCGCAAAGGTAAAGGACCACCTGTTCTTTACTTTGATTGTGGAGACGTTTATACTGGTAGTGCATGGTTTACAATTCACAAAGACAAAATCGCCACGGCGTTTATGAATGCTATAAAACCGGATGCTGTG tgTTTGGGTAATGCGGAATTTTCGTATGGATTAGATGGGTTAATGCCATATATCTCGAATGTCACCTTTCCCGTGGTGGTGTCAAACCTAGGTTTTACGAGAGAACCCaaacttgaaaaattaataaaacggaaacatataattaaaattgaaaagacaATTATCGGAATTTTAGGATATATGAGGAATCGCAGAGATTCTTTCGGTAATTTAGCCCCTACTGTGGATATTTTGGAGGAagttgaaattataaatagtCTTTCCGAATCTCTTCGAAAGGTGGATGGAGTTCATATAGTTATTGTATTGAGTCATGGTAGCTCAGCATCAGATATGATGCTGAGTAGGTTAGTGAGATACGTCGATATTATTATCGGCGGAGATTCTCAAATCTTTTTGTGGAATGGTGTACCGCCGGATAATGAAAAACCAACCGGTGTTTATCCCACCCTTGTTCAACGTTCCGATGGGGCTAAACTTGCAATTGCTTATGTACGTGGTAGAACAAAGTATCTTGGAAAATTACACGTATCGTTTGATGAAAGACGTTTTAGAGGGCAGTATAGTGGTCAACCTATTTTGTTGGACGAGTCCATTGGGCAGGATACATTTTTCTTAGAACTACTTGAGACATTTCGTCCTGCAATAACTGAGGCTAATGAAACATTTCTTGGTAAGTGCAGGGTTGTATTGAATGCGTCGTCTTGTAAATACGATGAGTGTAACTTTGGAAACTTGATAACGGATTCGTTTGTTCGATTTAACGCTAAACGGTATTTGTCTAA ATATGAACAAGTTTCAAACGACATGTGGTCGGATGCTGCAATAGCCATAATTAACAGTGGAGCAATCCGTGAAAACATCATTCCCGGAAAAAGGAAGAACAATGTCTATAAACTCGACATATTAGAAGCACTCCCTGTCGAcgatttactttatttaattaaaatatccggAGCTGATTTAATGTTAGCTTTAGAGCACGGCGCTAAAGGTAACGAATATAAGTTAAGAAATGAGTTTTTACACGTATCTGgcttgaaaattgtttatgatttCGCTAAACCAGAAGGTGAACGAATAAAATCCGTTTTTGTGAAATGCGCATATTGCAGAAACCCTAAATATGAGCCTATCCATAATAGCAGTTTCTATGGAATTGTAACTACCGAGTATTTAGTGAACAACGGGGATGGTCATCTATCGTTAAGCAGCggcaaatctaattttttgtttactaCAAATATGTCTAACATCATCGAGTGCGTAATGGAGTATTTTGATACATTTCAAGTTCTTGCCCCTGAAATTGAGGAACGAATTATAATTGAAAATCCATTTTCTGTTGCATCACAgcttaattttttagatttatttttgattcttatatTTCTTATTCTTTAA